Within the Aspergillus luchuensis IFO 4308 DNA, chromosome 5, nearly complete sequence genome, the region GAAGAGCAATTGAAGTGAGGAAAGTCGTGCAAAAGATATGTTAATAGCTAATAGAGAGTTCGTGTGATAATTGAGTTGATTGGATTTAATCTgtttcctctctctttctcgaATATCGCAGGCCTTAAATACATCGAGGTGGGAGTGCCGACGGGAGCATCGACGTCATCATCGACTGATGCTGCGGATGCTCTGCACTTGCTCTTGCGCTTCTGGTTCACCCGGTGGAGAAACATGGCTCCCTATGGAATTCAATTCCCTCAtcggtatcatcatcatcatcattccaGTCACGGACATTATTGGCATTCTGGCATTCTGGCTCGCTAATGCTACTAATTACGTCTCGCTTCGCCCCGGTcaatctctcctcccccactCTCCTCAGAATCGACACGAATCCCTAAGAACCCCATACATATTTCACACACTTGGACTCCGTACCTGGCCATCTGATGCAATACTGCAGGAAATCTCACACAACTTGcatcatcacctccatcaaACCCCACTCCCAAGCCCCATGCGACCCTGTCTTTTCGTCCGTCGGGACATCGAATTGAACATCCTCCGAATAGTAGATGTTCTCAAGGAACAAGCGTCGGGTGTCTCCGTTCCCTTGTTACTAGCACTGGTCGGAATAATCTCAGCCTTGGCTTTCGCATTCGgacctccttttcctttccacgTTTTGGACCGTCGAATATCCTTACTATGTCGCGCCAAGATAGGTCCCTTGTCTGTGTCCGGAGTTGCTGGCTTGCCTCTCGATACACTTCGTAAACTCTTCTCCTGACTCTTTTCAAGCTTCCTATGGACTTTCTCGTCGGCACATGTCGCTCCCGTAACAAACTTAGCAGAATAGCCTGCGGTGCTGAGGCTCACACAGCTGGAGCGTCGGTACAACCCCGGCCGGCGGCTCAGATGTCTCATAAGAGACCCAGGACTATGGAAAATGTCCCCCTTGCCTAAAGTCATCCCAGGGTACGGCAGAACGTCCCGCGTGTAAAAAGCAGATATGGCACGTTCTAGGAGTATTCGATCCTGTCTTCTGGCAGTCAGTACAAGGGCTGGGCACAAGGCAGACATCATCGGCCGCTCAATTTCGCCGTCCACAGATTCTGTCATCTGGAGTCTTTGTGGGCAATGCGtctttttgatgatgatgttctgtGAATCAGGTAGAGTCCGCGATGTAGCCAATGCCTGCATAGACGGTCGGCGAGGTATTAGGGGCAGGACACCGTTGCTGCAACTCAAAGGAGCCAGCTCTAAAGTCAGGAATGAGTGTTCTTTCAGCTTCGCTACCACTGACTTCGGCATGTCAGTTAATGCGGCTGCAGACTTGAGCATCTCGGTCTCccatttcctttcttcgCGTGCCGAAGCAGCACTGAGCACCAGTTCGTAGTTCTTGCCCTGGGACTGGAAAAGCAGTTTCCAGGAGAAGAGACAGCCATAGCAACGAAGACCTGTCGCAGAGCTTAGCATACAAGGCGACCCACAAAGGAAgtatcttcaccttctccgttTCTTATCGAATCAATCTTCATGTCAGGAATATAAAGACATGTCAATGGCTCAAGCCTTCGGTAGTCATCGCTTGGTCTGGCAATAACAAAATGATAGGTGAACAGTATGCAAACCATGTATCCTCCCGTAATATATTCAGGGGTTTGGTATGTGATGTGAAGGACCCCACAGAGGCTCAAAGGACCCAGTTGCTTGTAGATGTTATCGATCGTGTTCTGTGGATTCAAATGACCTCAGCTTCCATGTTCCGTAGGGAGATGTGGTATACTCACGGCTGCTGACAGATCCATGAAGCTCTGTAGCAAAAACGTCTTCTTCACTAAGGCCTTGGTAACAGGGTTATCGGTGATTTGATTTATATCGCATACCACCGCGCGAACTTGTTCGAGAACTTGCCGAATGCCGTTATGGGCAGATGGGTCGTCTTGAATATGAGTCCATCGTAATAATTCCTCAAGCAGCAAGGGATACTTGCACAGACGCTGAATTGGCTGTTTAACGTGAGCATCCAGGAGCAAAACCAAGGGGTGTCTAACCCGACCTTGATCAGGAGGTCATTCAGAGACATCGCTTTATTTTCCTCTTGTGCCTGTCTGTCCAATGATGCAACCGACTTCGATAGAGCCTCGATGCCCTGGTCGAATATACGCCAATCCGGTACAGACTGGCGCAGAAGACTCACATCTACTGTGAGCAAGCCATAGTTCTTACAGAACACTTTGTAAGCCTTGAAAGATGCCGACTACCAATATCATGTCAGTAGCTGACATATATATAAGCCTATTGAGAAAAGCTCACCAGGTTGCCGACTTCTAGCGCAACTTGCAAGGCCTCTTTTGTCTCCGCTGCCAACGCCCTGAGACGCGAATCCATAGAAGTCCTAAAGCTACGTGATCGCAGAGACTTGGCATGTAAAGCCCTCAACCCAAACTCAATTGCACTCAGGCGCTTGTGAACACCCTGAGGCATCAAAGTATCGAACTCAGCTGCTGCCAGGTTCGATATGGGCGTCAGCTTTCGAATCTGGGAGAGGAAGTCCTCGTGCGTGTCCCGGATCTGCTGAACGTTGTGGTAAATCTCCGGTCTGACCGAAAATATGAAAAGGGCCTACAATCAGAGAATATGTTAGCTATCTGTAAGCAGCAACACGTGCCTATACTTCAGTTTGAAGGTAATCATACTTCAGCCAGTGCTTTCAAGCCGAAAATATAGTCACATTCGGTGGTGATCAGTTCCCGGAGAACACGTCGCCTCTTGATGGCCCTGTGCTGAGCTTCCTCATCGATTGAAGGATTCAACGCAGGTCTGATGCTGTCTAGCGATTCACGAGCATCAGATCGTATGCTTTGATTTGTTGTGCTCTGCGTAGTTCCCCTCGATCGTACCACACTTTGGCTAGTAATGCTCAGAGTGGCCGTCTTCACGGTTCCAAGATTGGACGAACGGTGGGACATGGATTCCCATTGCTTTTCCTGAAACTCATTTGAGGTTAACAAGTCCGGTAGGAGGTCCCGATCATCTGGCTTGACTTCCATCGGCCAACCCTCGACGTATCTTTCGGGTGGGGGACAGCCTCTTCGGGATCGGAAGCTATTCATCCAACGCTTGAAAGCAGCCACAGGATCTGCTGGCATAGGATGCGTTGCAGTGATCTCCACCACATATTCGGGCTTCTCCAGGATCAGCAAGGGAGGCTCGCCCATCTCCTTGGATTCTTCCATGGTGCAGAGTGTATGTAGAAGTGAACAAACTCCAAGTGAGAATGTGAGCTCAGAAGCGAGTTATGCTTCGGAATCAGAATCACAGGGGAGAATGTGTCTCATGAGTAGATGTGCTTGCTGACAAGTGGAAGCAACGACTGGCCCAGTTCTTCACATGGGGAAAGCATGGTATACTTGCTGTCGCCGGGGAAGCTCACGTGTTGGATCAAAACGTCCAGTGCGAGCAAACGCAAACCGTATGAAATCCATCACAGTAGGTTAAACAAACTTACGGTAATGTTCTGAGTAAAGTTGCCTCTACATCATGCACGGCTCGGTTGAGAATCAAATCGCAATGTGTTTGGTCCTACCACACGGTAACGGCCTTTCATTGCTCCCAACGATGAAACGACgggcatcagcatcatctgtGCACCTTTAGCCAGACTTGTGAGGGTGCACTGTTCACAAATTAGTAGGTGTTGTTCATGCTGCTTTTGAGGCTTCTATATGTCAATTTAGCGGCAGCATAGTAGTAGGAGATAGCAGAATGAGTAGCATTTCCAGCCAAATAGGCAATTTTTACAATAAATACCTGACATTGTTTCTGACTTCAATTTACAATAATTTTTAATCAATTCACGATAACTTTATATCAACATCAACTTCGAAGAgaaatggatgatggtgttgcgCAGTGCTCTTCCAAGCGCGCGATgccaagaagatgaaacTCCCCCAGATTTCCCACCGAAAGACCCACCGCCGTTTTCCGGGATCCGTCTGCGACAGCTCTCGCCGCCCGGTCCTTCCTTCAActtccatccaaccaacGATGTTCTAAACCACCTCACACTCACTCTAGTATGGGAATACCCATGGGTTCAAACATTCATGCCCCAACAGTAGCCTCCGGCCCTACGTCCGGAGGCGCTCCTTCTCGCGACCTGTCCAAGCTCGGCATGGTCGATCTCATGCAAGAAAAGGAAcgcatcgaagaagaacTCTCGGCTTTGAGTAGCGTCCTCGGCTCGGTGAGTTCAGTCGATCTTGGACAAGCCTTGCCACTCTGTGAGATGTCGACTGACGATGCTTTCTGCTCTAGCATGGCGTTAATATGAACACATCGCTCACTACTTTCGATGGCTTCCCACGAGACGATATCGATGTTGCCCAAAGTGAGTCACTGCTTTACGCCCCCGCAGTGCCTTTGCTAAACCCTAGTTAGTACGCACTACTCGAGCCCGGATTATTCGACTGCGGAACGATCATAAAGACGTGATGTCACATCTGGAGAAAGGAATCCACAACCACTTCGCAAACTTGCAGCGGGCGCAAACTGCCGTACAATCGGGTGGCGGTCTGAATGGTACATCTGGGTCGCAAGCTAGTGTGACTGGCAATAATACATCCGGTGCTGGGGCATCTGGGTTACCGTTCGCAAAGGTCAATAGTGTGGTGCCTGGAAGTCCCGCCGACCAGGCAGGTCTGAGGGTTGGAGATACCGTTCGGGAATTCGGGAGTGCCAACTGGCTTAACCATGAACGTCTCTCCAAGGTGGCAGAGATAGTGCAGCAGAGTGAAGGGGTAAGTTGGAGATTTCCTTCCAACCTTCGGCTTCTTTGTGTCAAGGACATACACTTGCGAAATGCTTTAAACTAAACATCTTCTAGCGCACCGTGGCGGTCAAAGTCGTGCGGAAAGATCCTAGTTCTTCCAGCAGCATTGACTTGTCCCTGCAGCTGGTCCCTCGCCGTGATTGGGGCGGTCGGGGCTTGTTGGGCTGTCATCTCGTGCCGTTGTAGTGGACTGGCATCGGGTTAGGCACGAGAATGACGGCTGTCTACTGTACTCTGGGATAGTCCCTAGAATATCAGGACTTACCCGGGTGTGATCTACTTTCGTTGATGAATTTTCCTTACTGCTTTCTTGCTATTGGACTCTGATGAGGAATGTGACATGTATTCATGATCGAAACGTGACGTGTTTATTATTGCCGGGAAATACCTAGGGAAGCATTTAGGGTGGCGTTTCAGTTTAGGTTCAAGAGATGAAATTGCACCTGTTCATATGGGACGTTAATTATCAATTCCGTACAGCGTAGAGGGTTCTCTCGCAAAGAACCGCGTGGATCGACAGCGAGGCATGCAATAACTGCAGTTTGCGCGATCCTGCGGGGCACGGTGGCTGCCTGAGGCCGAAATGTGCCACGTGACCATCAGGCTTGGGCGACCGACTCACGGCAAAAATTCCATCACCGGTAGAAATAACCTTCCCACTCTTAACTCCTCCCTGTCCAACCCCCTCGTTCTATCGAACCCCCCTCGATCGCTTTGTCCATCGAGTGTCGCATCCTACTGTCGACTTTTGATTTCCGTCGACTTTCATCGCAActtctgttttcttctcatctccatccccccacATCACATCCAaccttcatcatggctgctgaGGTACCGACCTTCAAGCTTGTCCTCGTCGGTGACGGTGGTACTGGAAAGGCAAGTTGAATCAAGATATTCTATCTCACATGGCTTACTGGGCGGAGGTGGCATGTCGCCTCTTCAACGCCTCTTAACGCTCGACTGCATTCCTGTCATGCGTGTTTACCCCTCTCTGTTGCCCGTCGTCCCTATAAACAGAAAAACTTCATCGCCCGCCCAACCTCACCCGCCACGAGACGTCATTACTGACTGGAGAAATTTCCACTACAGACCACCTTCGTCAAGCGCCACTTGACTGGCGAGTTCGAGAAGAAGTACATCGCCACTCTCGGTGTCGAAGTGCACCCTCTCGCTTTCCACACCGTATGCCCCGCCGGAAACCCCGCTTTGTCCATTCCGCCGTCTTTGTGCCGGTCCGACTAACGCTTTTGCCAGAACCTGGGTAACATCCAGTTCGACGTCTGGGACACTGCTGGTCAGGAGAAGTTCGGTGGCCTTCGCGATGGTTACTACATCAACGGACAGTGCGGTATCATCATGTTCGATGTTACCTCCCGTATCACCTACAAGAACGTCCCCAACTGGCACCGTAAGTGCTTCCACCTTCAGGAGTCAAGCCACGCGCTTTCCTGTCATCAGACTGACAAATTCATTCTAGGTGATCTCGTCCGTGTCTGCGAGGGTATCCCCATCGTGCTGTGCGGTAACAAGGTCGATGTCAAGGAGCGTAAGGTGAAGGCCAagaccatcaccttccaccGCAAGAAGAACCTCCAGTACTACGACATCTCCGCCAAGTCCAACTACAACTTCGAGAAGCCCTTCCTCTGGCTCGCTCGCAAGTTGGTCGGCAACCCCCAGCTGGTGAGTTAGATCCGGTCATAGGTCTGTGAGACTGGAGACTAACAAGCAATCTTCAGGAATTCGTTGCTGCCCCCGCTCTTGCTCCCCCCGAGGTCACCGTCAACAAGGAGCTTCTGGCCCAGTACGAGCAGGAGATGGACGCTGCTGCCAACATGCCCCTgcccgacgaggaggacgcCGATTTGTAAACGCGCGATCAATAAAGGCTGGGGCCGGAGCCTGGGCCACGAGCTCGGGCTCGTGGTTGCAGTTCTGTCCCAATAACTGGGTACGTTATGCAAGATTTCAAATCACGATACAATGATagcggagggaaggaaatTAAGCCCGAGAACGGTCGGCATGATTATGCATTTGCAATATTTACCACTAGTAGTCTAGACTCTGATTATCTCTACAAAGTTCCTTTTTGAAACGGTGACACTGTTTATCCGTCCATCGGCTATACTGTTGGACGAAAAAAAGTTTACatactctctctctattctcTTCGCTTTTTGCTGTATACAGTGTGTAAACTTGAATCACATAATATCCCAATTCCCCTTACTTAGATCAACCCCCAACAAACTCAATCGCGCCCTCACAGCCCCCCACCAAACTTAGCATACAAAAATCCCCACTACCCACTGATACAAATCAAATTTCCCTAAGtgctccccatccccatacAATACACCTCTATAGTCTATACTCCATAGTATATTAATGAAAGGGTATATGCATAACCCGCCCGCCGAtcaatagaaagaaaaagaaaagtgtGGACTTTctttccacccccacccacaTCAATAACACAGTGACGTCACCGGTGTGATTATTGATCAGGCTGAAATGactgtgtgtgtgggtgtgttggGTTGAGATTGACATCCTTGCTTATACTGCCACAACTACTATGATCTAGTtagtagatatatactactatgtaaataactaattaaGTTTGTGCTTAattggttggttgattgttgttgggttCTTGTCTGGTTgtggggtttgggttggtTCGGTTTTTAATATGTATTTcttactatactactactactactagattATGGGGTAGGTAATCAGTTCAAATGTTCGAGTGAGCAATGTTTTCATTCTTATAGCAGCTAGATAATTAAGAAGTAAGTAAGGTATTGGGGGTGATATGTGGCTGTAGATGAACGATCTCGGAAGTCGGTTTCCGAGTCATTGTGAAAGACACaaacattcttcttcttctacagTAAGCTAAACAAAAAGTTCATTCTAGACATGACATGGCAGTGCAGTGCAGCGGATGGTTGATGAATAGGAACACATACTGTTGGAAGCAAATGGGAAAATGCAGGGGACTTGTAAGTAGGTATAAATCAAAAGGGGAATGAGGTCTAGGGTATCTTGTGCTGGGAATCCGCAAACGCCATGTGAATATCAGATTAAAGTAAAGAAAATGATTAAGAGCGGATGTTCTGGAGACAGATTGGTTAGAAAGATcgtataaatatataagtaggGTAGCTGTTGACTTACAAACAAAAATGCGAGTTCGCGGGCTCCAAGTCTGGAGAGATTGCTGGAAGCCTTCTCATCCAGAGCACCCTCGACAAGCTCCCGCTTCTTATCCTGCAATTCAAGGATACGGTCTTCAACGGTATCCTTCACAACAATACGGTGGATCTGGACAGGACGAACCTGTCCAATGCGATGGGCACGGTCCACTGCCTGCTCTTCGACATAAGGGTTCCAGAAGGGGTCGAAAATGATGACCTGGGATGCTGCGACGAGGTTCAGGCCGGCGTTGCCGGCTTTCAGCGACACCAACATGATTCTGCAGTCTTCATTGTCGGTAAAGTCCATCACGGATGCGTTTCGATCGGCTGGTCGCATGCTCCCGTCGTAGCGTCGGTAGTCCCATCCTTGACGAGCAATCGGAATTTCAAGCAAGTCAAGCAGGGACGTGAActggctgaagatgatggtctTCTCGTTACCGTCTCGGTGGTAGACATCGCGCAAGATCTCCATGGCCTTTTCGATCTTGGCACTTGACATCCAGGTCTTTTCAAGACGACGCAGGTACTTGAGCTTCgacttcttattcttctggGCATCCTTTTTGAGTTCCGCCAGGgacttcttgttcttggctttgcccttgcccttcgCTCGCTTGCTCCTCGTAGAGGGACCTTCGTCCTCCTCATTGTCCTTGACAAAGAACCGAGATAAACCTCCAGCATCGTCACTATCATCATCGCTGTCATCGTCGCTATCCTCGTCGGTGCCTTCCGTATCTTTTGTAGAATCAACACCTTCTGCTTCGTCGGATTCGTCAGGGAAATGCACCTTCTTGAACGACCGATGATCGGTGATTTTCTTTGGATCCACCTTTGCGCGGCAATTGGGACACTTTACTTCGCCTCCGTCATCGCGCCCGTTCCGTAGGGCCATTTCAGGGTCTGCAATTCTGGAAAAGCACTCCGCGCAGGTTCCATGACCacaagggaagaaaatgaCGGGGTTTTCAACAGCATCGATACAGATTGGGCATTCTAGCTCGGTGTTGTCCTTGAGTCGAGCAACGACTTCAGCGCCGAATGCTTTCGCATTGGCAATGAGATCCATGCCCTCTTCAGCGGCATTGACTTCGGTGGTGAAGTCCTTGATCAAGTGGGGATGGCAGCACGCTTGTCGGAGTCGAAGTAATAGAACCAAAATGTTGGAATAGTTACGTCCAACTCCTTGTTGGAGATATCGGTCCACCTCGCGTTGACTGCGGGACTCCAAGGTATTGTAAAActcttgctcttcctcgctgaaAACAGCATGGACTCTTTCGGAGACCTTGGGCGGTAGTTGCAAGATCGGCTTGCCGTCAATTTCCGAGCTCTTAGTTCGCCGCAAAAGAATGGCTTTCAATAAGACCTGTAACTGGAGCATAGCCTTCTCGCGCATGGCGGGGCTAGATTTCAATGGCCGAGTGAAGTCCTAGAATTCAGGGGTCAATATATTACTTCCGTTGAATATCTTAAGTGGGGTCAGGGTATACTCACGCGATTGAATGTCTCAATATTGGAGTAGGGGCGGATACGCAGAAACTTGATCAACGAGTGTAATTCTTCGACATTGTTCATCATAGGGGTTCCTGTCATGCACCAGCGGTAGGTGGTATTGAGCTGGCAGCACGCAAGGGCAGCTTTTGCGTTCCGATTCTTAATGCACTGGGCTTCATCCGCAATGACACGATGCCATTTACAACGCCGCcccagaagaggaagagtgtCCAGGGCTTGTCTCGCCAGGTTGACATCCCGTTCCTCTAGCTCTTCGTACTTCTGCTTCCGTTTCAACTCTGCGGCCAGTGTGCCGAAGGTGGTGAGAACCACATCGTACCGCTTCAGTTCTCTGAAAGTGAGCCGTTTATCGCCATGCAATACCCAGATGGAAAGTTGATGTTTTCCGGGCTTAACCATCCGTTCGATCTCTCGTTTCCATTGTTGTACTAACGCAACGGGGGCAATGATCAGGGTGGGTTTGCGCTCGGGGTCAGTCGACGGGCGGGACACTATGAGAGCGATAGCTTGTATGGTCTTCCCCAGACCCATATCATCGGCAAGGATACCGCCCTTGTTGTCGCCCTCTTCCATCGACTTCATCCAAGACAACCCCAACTTCTGGTGCTCCAGCAGCGTGTACTTGAGCGCTTCAGGGGTTCCTTCGCGGTTCTGTAGGGCAATCTCGGAGTCAGGTCTGATGCTTTCCAGCAGCTTTTGAATATCTTCTTTTGTCTTGTTTGGGTCGGGGCCATAGATTTCAGAGCCATAGTAGTCACTAGGAAGGTCAGTTGCTACTTCAAGGATCGGCGCGTTATGAGGGGGGTCAAGTTACTCACTCTAGATAATCTCTGGCCTTGCGGAATCCATTTGGTCCTTGGTAATTTTCCAGATCAATATACGGAGGGTCTGAAGACCTGGGATCGTTGCCGCCGAGTATCATCCTTCCAGCTTGCACCAGCATCTCCCTGCCTGCATTGAGCCTTGCCATTGTGTTTGACATTACATGGGGACCAAACACAGATCCAGATCCCATTCCATCACGCGGCGCAGGAGACTGGAGTGACCGACTCTGCGCTTGATGACCAGGTCCGTTAGGCATCGTAGGGGCAAAAGGGCCCCAGCGCGGAGGACGCGCATGTGGAGCGGCTGTTATTTGGCAATGGCGTTGAAAGTCGGACGGCGTGATCTCGGCGAGATCGCTATCATCGCTACTAAGCAAGGACTGGGGATCTCGGGCCTCACTGAAGGGGGAGCGGTTGTTGTCACGACTGTGAGAGGGCAGAGATTCAAGTGGATTATGTTGCGCCCAAGATTCGGGGAAACGGCCAGTGTTGGTCATTGAAGGTCTgttcgacgaagaagaaggagcggTGGCGGAAACCGAAGGTCTTGGAGGGAACATGCTTTGCGAAGACGACGGCGACTGAGACGGCTCACGGAAGGAGTCATTGAGTCGGCGAGCAAACTCAGCGTCACGGCGCTCCTGTTCTCGGCGTTCCTCGAGCCATTGCTCGGCCCGTCTTTGCTCCTCTTGAATCTCGCGCATGATATCAGCGCTGTCTATGCCCAAGATCTGGCGTAGCTGTTCATTGCCAGCGAGTGGGTCGTCTAGATCATCGTCGAGAGCATCATTGCTAGGCTCAGCCTCGGGACTAACGCGACGCATCCGCTTTGGCCGTCTGGAAACTGGGGCCTCTAAGTCGTCTGTGAAATCCGAGGAGTCGGAGTCATCTTCAATGTTCTCAGAATGGCCATCCTCACTGCTGAGGTGTAGACGCTTTCGCAAAGTTGACGGTCCGGGGGCGACATCAAAGCGCAGCACAGACCGACCatcagacgaagaagacgagtcGACCGAAGGTGCACGACCAGCACTTTCCGGAGCATCAGAAAAGGCACCATCGAGCTGGGCAGAAGACAAGCCTGAGCGGGCTGGACCCGGTGGCGGAGAGGCGGCGGACGGGCCCCCAGCAGGACGACCTTGGAGCACCGCTAGTCGGGCTTCCAGGCGTTTGATGACATCTAGAATCTCTTGTCGgtcttcagcagcatcaggTCGTTCCTCTTCCAAGCTTTGCAAAATAACCTGGTTGAGCTCGATATCCTCTAGGATTTCTTGAATTGACGACGCGTCGGACGCGGACGCCATTATTGCCGAAGTTAACTGAGCAAGGCTAGACTGACTGGCAGGGCGCAAGCCGACCCCACAACACTTTGATAATAGGCGGGCTGATCTCACCAACGATTGAAGAGAGATCTCCCGTCTGTTCTCAATATATATTGGAGAAACAGATACAGTCTCAAGAAGACcaaaaaaagggggggaaggcaagtgagtagaagaagagtgAGAAGTAGATGGGGGGCGGTATtcggggggaggaagatctgATTGATGGAGTTGCGGGAGTCGCGATCGCTTGGCGGTACCTGGCAGCTGAGTTCAAAAAttgaattaaaaaattaaaaagagtAACACAACActcttttttatcttttattctttGTTTCCCACAGCTTAAGTGAATAAATTCGAAGGATTCTCTTAAGCATCATCCCCAGGGACTGCGACCGTAGTCAAGGAATACAATCACATATAAGTACCTCTGTGAATTGGATTCCAAGGCTCTGAAAGTTTGCCCCGGCTTGAACTGGGTGGCAATCTCCATTCCCCTACCGCTTCAGGAAACCCTGAAAATTTGCTTTTTACCGGCTGTCCGTTTTCTGGCATGTCATATCTGATGCCTATCTGCCTATCAAACTACTAGGTGGATATAAGATTTCACAACTTCTGCTGATTGCACTGCTAGAGGACAACCCTTTTTTTACTGCATCATCTGTTACTATTGGTCAATTATCTTATGAGAATCAACTGTGGCCAATTACTGTGCTTATTTGATGTGCATAAATCCGGCAGCTATAGTTCGTAAATGTAATAGAAGCAGTAACACCATCGGCTGTGGCGCTCATCAGCCACACTCTATACATATGCTCCCCTTTATGTAACCGTCTTTATCCGGCACTTGTCACATCATACATGGTATTCATTATCTTCAGCGATAGGGAAAAATAGTAACTTTGCCTTTTATGCAGCTATCAATGATGGCATATTAAGTTAATGTGAGGTTGCAGATAGAAAGCTACAGCAGTGCCACGTCGCCATATTCCGAGTAATAATGCGTCAGTACATGATGCATATGTCTATATCATATCCATGTCTATGGTGAACAAGTGCTGGAACGAATAGGAATGACTACTTAGTATCTGTTTCGATATGCTGTCGTAGAAGAAATCAAAGCCAGCCCTGCATATTGAGGATGCGAATAGAGGCAAGTTTCTTCTGTGGATGTGCTGTTAGGAGGTAGGCAAAAGACTCAAAACTTCACAGACATCCTCTATGGATTCATGGAAGTGTATGTCAGATTGACGTAGACATATCTAATCCGACCTGAAAGGATCGAACAAGGTCGACTGAATGAACCACCAGACCAAACCGAGAAGCAAGAAGATAATCACGATCATCTCAAGGGCCATGGTTATGCGTGGTGCTGTGGACAGCGTCAGGCAATCGGGTCAATTCACGAGCTGTTCTCGGGATGCAACAACTATCTGCTCTGTAGAGTCAAAATGAAATGGATGAGACTGGAAAGAGATTGTCTCGGCGAGCAGGACCGTGGATTTTAAAGGTTCTGAGACAGCATAGTCGAGGCAACATGGAATCTACCTTGATCATCTTACTTCTTTGGGTGGGAAGTTAAGGGAAAAGATAGTATGTGATGCTCGAAACTTCTCATCTTGTCCTTCTGACTATCTTCAGGGAAGTTCCTTATGGATCTCTCAAGGGCAGGAATTATGATCTCTACGTCTCGCCGTTATCCGTCCATCGAAACTTTCCTGCAGGCTTATACCATTAGTCTGGAGACAAACCTCATATGTGACTACCCTTGCCTCGAGACGAAGTAGAAG harbors:
- a CDS encoding putative Rho guanyl nucleotide exchange factor (COG:T;~EggNog:ENOG410PIJ2;~InterPro:IPR000219,IPR001331,IPR035899;~PFAM:PF00621;~go_function: GO:0005085 - guanyl-nucleotide exchange factor activity [Evidence IEA];~go_process: GO:0035556 - intracellular signal transduction [Evidence IEA]) produces the protein MEESKEMGEPPLLILEKPEYVVEITATHPMPADPVAAFKRWMNSFRSRRGCPPPERYVEGWPMEVKPDDRDLLPDLLTSNEFQEKQWESMSHRSSNLGTVKTATLSITSQSVVRSRGTTQSTTNQSIRSDARESLDSIRPALNPSIDEEAQHRAIKRRRVLRELITTECDYIFGLKALAEALFIFSVRPEIYHNVQQIRDTHEDFLSQIRKLTPISNLAAAEFDTLMPQGVHKRLSAIEFGLRALHAKSLRSRSFRTSMDSRLRALAAETKEALQVALEVGNLSASFKAYKVFCKNYGLLTVDVSLLRQSVPDWRIFDQGIEALSKSVASLDRQAQEENKAMSLNDLLIKPIQRLCKYPLLLEELLRWTHIQDDPSAHNGIRQVLEQVRAVVCDINQITDNPVTKALVKKTFLLQSFMDLSAANTIDNIYKQLGPLSLCGVLHITYQTPEYITGGYMVCILFTYHFVIARPSDDYRRLEPLTCLYIPDMKIDSIRNGEGLRCYGCLFSWKLLFQSQGKNYELVLSAASAREERKWETEMLKSAAALTDMPKSVVAKLKEHSFLTLELAPLSCSNGVLPLIPRRPSMQALATSRTLPDSQNIIIKKTHCPQRLQMTESVDGEIERPMMSALCPALVLTARRQDRILLERAISAFYTRDVLPYPGMTLGKGDIFHSPGSLMRHLSRRPGLYRRSSCVSLSTAGYSAKFVTGATCADEKVHRKLEKSQEKSLRSVSRGKPATPDTDKGPILARHSKDIRRSKTWKGKGGPNAKAKAEIIPTSASNKGTETPDACSLRTSTIRRMFNSMSRRTKRQGRMGLGSGV
- the NAS2 gene encoding putative 26S proteasome non-ATPase regulatory subunit Nas2 (COG:O;~EggNog:ENOG410PGUB;~InterPro:IPR041489,IPR035269,IPR036034,IPR040815;~PFAM:PF18265,PF17820,PF00595;~go_function: GO:0005515 - protein binding [Evidence IEA];~go_process: GO:0070682 - proteasome regulatory particle assembly [Evidence IEA]), which translates into the protein MGSNIHAPTVASGPTSGGAPSRDLSKLGMVDLMQEKERIEEELSALSSVLGSHGVNMNTSLTTFDGFPRDDIDVAQIRTTRARIIRLRNDHKDVMSHLEKGIHNHFANLQRAQTAVQSGGGLNGTSGSQASVTGNNTSGAGASGLPFAKVNSVVPGSPADQAGLRVGDTVREFGSANWLNHERLSKVAEIVQQSEGVSWRFPSNLRLLCVKDIHLRNALN
- the GSP1 gene encoding Ran family GTP-binding nuclear protein (BUSCO:EOG09264LKR;~COG:U;~EggNog:ENOG410PFRI;~InterPro:IPR005225,IPR001806,IPR027417,IPR002041;~PFAM:PF00025,PF08477,PF00071;~go_function: GO:0003924 - GTPase activity [Evidence IEA];~go_function: GO:0005525 - GTP binding [Evidence IEA];~go_process: GO:0006913 - nucleocytoplasmic transport [Evidence IEA]), giving the protein MAAEVPTFKLVLVGDGGTGKTTFVKRHLTGEFEKKYIATLGVEVHPLAFHTNLGNIQFDVWDTAGQEKFGGLRDGYYINGQCGIIMFDVTSRITYKNVPNWHRDLVRVCEGIPIVLCGNKVDVKERKVKAKTITFHRKKNLQYYDISAKSNYNFEKPFLWLARKLVGNPQLEFVAAPALAPPEVTVNKELLAQYEQEMDAAANMPLPDEEDADL